From the genome of Colwellia psychrerythraea 34H, one region includes:
- the dksA gene encoding RNA polymerase-binding protein DksA: MPTNKHKPLGILALAGVAPYQEKAGEEYMEEPQQEHFKKILDAWRLQLREEVDRTVSHMQDEAANFPDPVDRAAQEEEFSLELRTRDRERKLIKKIEKTLQLIEDDDFGFCKSCGIEIGIRRLEARPTADLCIECKTLAEIKERQMAG, translated from the coding sequence ATGCCAACAAATAAACACAAGCCACTAGGTATTCTTGCCTTAGCAGGCGTTGCGCCATATCAAGAAAAAGCTGGCGAAGAGTACATGGAAGAGCCTCAGCAAGAGCATTTTAAGAAAATTTTAGATGCTTGGCGCTTACAGTTACGTGAAGAAGTTGATCGTACCGTATCGCATATGCAAGACGAAGCAGCAAACTTTCCAGATCCTGTGGATAGAGCGGCTCAAGAAGAAGAGTTTAGTCTTGAATTACGTACACGAGACCGTGAACGTAAACTTATCAAGAAAATTGAAAAAACGTTGCAGTTAATTGAAGATGACGACTTTGGCTTTTGTAAGTCTTGTGGCATAGAAATTGGCATTCGTCGTTTAGAAGCCCGTCCTACTGCCGATCTTTGTATTGAATGTAAAACGTTAGCTGAAATTAAAGAACGCCAAATGGCTGGCTAA
- a CDS encoding SDR family oxidoreductase, whose product MSTNTRNTIVITGANRGIGYAMAKIFQQRGDIIYALCRQSSKDLDALGVNVVEEIDIATQVGIEKAVTSLNGINIDLLINNAGILRDEQLSDLNKDTIIEQFNVNALAPLCLSHALLSNLSSGSKIGLITSRMGSVTDNTSGGRYGYRMSKAALNIASVSLARDLDDKNIAVGIYHPGYVQTEMVNRDGVLSNGDISASEAAERLIALMDNLSMADSGVFKHSNGETLPW is encoded by the coding sequence ATGTCTACTAATACACGCAATACTATCGTAATCACTGGTGCCAATCGTGGCATCGGGTATGCCATGGCTAAAATTTTTCAACAACGTGGTGATATCATTTATGCACTTTGTCGTCAAAGCTCTAAGGATTTAGATGCACTTGGTGTCAATGTGGTTGAGGAAATTGATATTGCAACCCAGGTAGGTATAGAGAAAGCGGTAACATCTCTCAACGGTATCAACATTGATTTATTGATCAACAATGCGGGTATTTTACGTGATGAGCAACTTAGTGATTTAAACAAAGACACCATTATTGAGCAATTTAATGTTAACGCGCTTGCGCCACTCTGTTTGAGTCACGCTTTACTTTCTAACTTATCTTCAGGTAGTAAAATTGGCTTAATCACCTCTAGAATGGGTTCTGTCACTGATAATACTTCAGGAGGAAGATATGGGTACCGCATGTCAAAAGCGGCGCTTAATATCGCGTCAGTATCATTGGCAAGAGATCTCGATGATAAAAATATTGCAGTCGGGATTTATCATCCTGGTTATGTACAAACCGAGATGGTAAATCGCGATGGCGTTTTGAGTAATGGTGACATTAGCGCGAGCGAAGCAGCTGAGCGACTAATTGCCTTAATGGATAACTTATCCATGGCAGATTCAGGTGTATTTAAGCACTCAAATGGCGAAACATTACCTTGGTAA
- the sfsA gene encoding DNA/RNA nuclease SfsA, which yields MILQVQPAKLIKRYKRFLADIELNCGEETTIHCANTGAMKGCAEPDDTVWYTTSTNTKRKYPFSWEITQSQDDHFICVNTLRANQLVEEALHLDLIKELSGFNELKREVKYGNENSRVDFLATYNNAPDTYIEVKSVTLLESGHGYFPDAVTTRGQKHLRELMDMVAQGHKAVLLFAVLHSGINDISAASHVDPIYAKLLKEARLAGVEIIAYKAGFSLQLGELDVKLVEKIPFIER from the coding sequence ATGATACTTCAAGTGCAACCCGCCAAATTAATTAAGCGTTATAAACGCTTTCTAGCTGATATTGAACTTAATTGTGGTGAGGAAACAACCATACATTGTGCTAACACGGGTGCGATGAAAGGTTGTGCAGAGCCCGATGATACTGTTTGGTACACCACCTCAACCAATACTAAGCGAAAATATCCATTTAGCTGGGAGATCACCCAAAGCCAAGATGACCATTTTATTTGCGTCAACACCTTGCGCGCTAATCAGTTGGTGGAAGAGGCGTTACACTTAGATTTAATCAAAGAATTATCTGGCTTCAATGAATTAAAACGAGAAGTAAAATACGGCAATGAAAACAGCCGAGTTGATTTTTTAGCAACTTATAATAATGCCCCTGACACATATATTGAAGTTAAATCAGTCACATTATTAGAGAGTGGTCATGGCTATTTCCCTGATGCGGTTACCACACGTGGACAAAAACACTTACGTGAATTAATGGACATGGTCGCACAAGGACACAAGGCTGTTTTATTATTTGCCGTTTTACATAGTGGCATCAATGATATTTCTGCCGCTAGTCATGTTGATCCAATTTATGCAAAATTACTCAAAGAAGCTCGCCTTGCCGGTGTTGAAATAATCGCCTATAAAGCAGGTTTTTCACTACAACTCGGAGAGCTAGATGTTAAGTTAGTAGAAAAAATTCCCTTTATTGAACGATAA
- the gluQRS gene encoding tRNA glutamyl-Q(34) synthetase GluQRS: MQNLHIKRPLEPKQAFQYRGRFAPSPSGLLHFGSLIAALASFLDAKAFVNDHGEQGKWLIRIEDIDRPREQKGASTAILTTLEAFGLHWDETALYQSTQSQYYRDILSNLAQQKLSYYCQCTRSQIKAIGGIYQGHCRTANYKSQGNATRLVNQYGLHQFNDLFQDHVVCNKALANEDFIIHRKDGLFAYQLAVVADDIAQGITHVVRGCDLLEPTARQLTLFQTLNNSFLKCTTPRYGHIPLAITSEGYKLSKQNKAPAINNANPQPALIAALIFLGQKSIPDLVSASVEEIIQWAITHWQRDLVPKAFEINID, encoded by the coding sequence ATGCAAAACTTGCATATCAAGCGACCACTAGAGCCTAAGCAGGCTTTTCAATATCGTGGTCGCTTTGCACCATCCCCTTCCGGTTTACTTCACTTTGGTTCTCTCATCGCTGCTTTAGCGAGTTTTCTTGATGCAAAAGCGTTTGTTAATGATCACGGCGAGCAAGGAAAATGGTTAATTCGCATCGAAGATATTGATCGGCCTCGTGAGCAAAAAGGCGCCAGCACCGCAATATTAACGACACTTGAAGCTTTTGGGCTACACTGGGATGAAACTGCGCTTTATCAAAGTACACAATCTCAATACTATCGTGATATTTTATCTAATCTCGCACAACAGAAGTTAAGCTATTATTGTCAATGTACTCGCTCTCAAATCAAGGCTATCGGTGGTATCTATCAAGGCCATTGCCGCACAGCTAATTATAAATCACAAGGCAACGCCACTAGGCTTGTTAACCAATACGGTTTACATCAATTTAATGACCTATTTCAAGATCACGTTGTTTGTAATAAAGCCTTAGCTAATGAAGATTTTATTATTCATCGCAAAGATGGTTTGTTTGCTTATCAGCTTGCGGTAGTCGCTGATGATATAGCACAGGGCATTACCCATGTTGTCAGAGGCTGTGATTTACTCGAACCCACCGCTAGACAGCTGACTCTTTTTCAAACATTAAACAATAGTTTTTTAAAATGCACAACGCCACGATACGGTCACATTCCTTTAGCAATCACGAGTGAAGGTTATAAGCTTAGTAAACAAAATAAAGCACCCGCGATTAATAATGCTAACCCACAACCTGCGCTTATTGCGGCGCTAATCTTTTTGGGCCAAAAATCCATACCTGACTTAGTCAGTGCTAGCGTTGAAGAGATCATTCAATGGGCCATAACTCATTGGCAACGGGACCTTGTTCCCAAAGCTTTTGAAATAAACATTGATTAA